Below is a window of Desulfuromonas sp. TF DNA.
GCCGGCCGGGACCGGCGAATTTGATTTGATTTTCAAAGGCTCGGGTTTTCAAACCTAAAACCGTTTCAAGTCTCCCCCCATCCCTGCTAAAATCACAGAAGAAGACAATCATCCCCGAATCCACCAGCAAAAGGCATTCGCAAATGACAAATATCTGCCTCATCCTCCTCGCCCACGGCAGCCCCGATCCCCGCTGGCGGGCGCCCTTCCAGACGCTCGCCGAGGCGGTCGGGCGCGAACAGGGCGGCAGCCGGGTAAAGCTGGCCTATATGGAATTCTCCCCCCCCACCCTGGCGGACGCCGCCCGGCAGGCGCGGCAGGAGGGCTTCACTGTTTTGCGCCTCCTCCCCCTGTTCATGGCCGCCGGCGCCCACGTCGAGCGGGACATCCCCGCCCAGGCGGACACTCTCCGGAAGAACTTCCCTGAGCTGACGGTGGAGATCCTCCCCGCCGTGGGAGAACATCCTCGTGTGAGGGCGGCCCTGCAGGAGATCGCCAGGGAATCGCTCCTTTGAAAGCACCGCATGTGAAGTCGGACGACATTATCGACATCAAAGGAGCCCGCCAGAACAACCTCAAGGGCTTCGACCTGCAGTTGCCGCTCGGCGAACTGATGGTGGTCACCGGAGTCTCCGGCTCGGGAAAAAGTTCGCTGGCCTTCGACACCGTCTACGCCGAAGGGCAGCGCCGCTATGTGGAGACCTTCTCCCCCTACGCCCGCCAGTTCCTGGACCGCATGGACAAGCCGCAGGTCGAGCGCATCGACGGCATCCCTCCCGCCATCGCCATCGACCAGACCAACCCGGTGCGCACCTCCCGCTCCACCGTCGGCACCATGACCGAGCTCAACGACCACCTGAAGCTCCTCTTCGCCCGGGCCACCCGCCTCTTCTGCCGGGGGTGCGGCCGGGAGGTGTGGCGCGACACACCGGAGAGCATCGCCGGGAAGCTGCTGGCCCTCGCCGGTGAGGAGCGCCCACGGGTTCTGGTCACCTTTCCCGTCACCGTCCCGGAAACCTTTTCCGCCGATGAAATCAAAGAGCTCCTGACCCGCCAGGGGTACACCCGCATCCACCGGGAAGAGGAAGGGATGATGGAGGTGATCCAGGACCGCCTGCGCCTTGAGCCGTCCTGCCGGGGAAGGCTGGTGGAGGACCTGGAGGCCGCCATGCGCTACGGCCACGGCCGCGCCGACGTCCATCCCCTGGATGGCGAGGATCGGCCCCTGCCCCCCTGGCGCTTCTCCGCCGACCTGCACTGCCCCGACTGCGACCTGCACTACCGCGATCCCGTTCCCAGCCTCTTTTCCTTCAACTCCCCCGTCGGCGCCTGCACCGAATGCCGGGGCTTCGGCCGCGTCATCGGCGTCGACTACGGTCTGATCGTCCCCGATCCGGAAAAGACCCTCGCCGAAGGGGCGGTCAAGCCCTGGCAGACGGAGAGCTACCGCGAATGCCAGGACGACCTGATCACCTTCGCCAGGAAGCGCGGCATCCCCATCGACGTCCCCTGGCGCAGGCTCGACGAGGAGCAGCGGCGCTGGGTGATCGAGGGGGAAGGCTCCTGGGATGCGGGGGTGTGGTACGGAGTGGAGCGCTTCTTTGCCTGGCTGGAGAGCAAGAGCTACAAGATGCACATCCGGGTCCTCCTCTCCCGCTATCGGGCCTACGATGCCTGCCCGGCATGCCACGGCGCACGGCTGATCCCGGAAGCCCTGCTCTGGCGCGTGGGGACAAAGGAGGATGCCGACCGGGTGCTTGCACCGCAGAGCCGATTCCGGCCAGCGGAGGCGACGATGTCCAAGGCGGATTTCGCCGTCCTGCCGGGGCTGAACATCCATGACGTGATGCTTCTTCCCATCGAACGGGCCACATCCTTTTTCGCCGGGCTGCACCTGCCGGCCCCCCTGGATAAAGCGACGGAACTCCTTCTGGACGGCATCCGCTCGCGTCTTCGCTTTCTGCTGGAGGTGGGGCTTGGCTACCTCACCCTCGATCGCCAGTCCCGCACCCTCTCCGGCGGCGAGGTCCAGCGCATCAACCTGACCACGGCGCTGGGGACCTCTCTGGTCAACACCCTCTTCGTCCTCGATGAACCCTCCATCGGGCTGCACCCCCGGGACATCGGACGGGTGGTCGAGGTGCTGCACCGCCTGCGCGACGCAGGCAACTCCCTGCTGGTGGTGGAGCACGATCCGCAGATCATGCTCGCCGCCGACCGGATCCTCGACCTCGGTCCCGGCCCCGGCGAGCGCGGCGGCGAGGTCGTCTTCTTCGGCACTCCGGACCTCCTTGCGGGAAGCGGCTCCCTCACCGCCCAATACCTCACCGGCAAGCGCCAGGTGATGGAGAGCTTCCAACCGATCCAGACGAACGGGAGGGCCGATTCACACCTGGAGATCCTCGGCGCATCGGCCCACAATCTCAAAGGAGTGGACGTGGCCATCCCCCTGAACCGCCTGGTGTGCATCACCGGCGTCTCCGGTTCGGGGAAGAGCACCCTGGTGCAGGACATCCTCTACCACGCCCTGCGCAAGCTCAAGGGGGAACCGCTGGAGGCGCCGGGGGCGCATCGGGAGGTCCGCGGGCACGAGCTGATCCGCGAGGTGGTGCTGGTGGACCAGTCCCCCGTCGGCCGAACGGCGCGCTCCAACCCGGCCAGCTACGTGGGAGCCTTCGACGCCATCCGCAATCTCTTCGCGGCCGAACCCCTCGCCCGGTCCCGCGGCTACACCGCCGGAACCTTCAGCTTTAACGCCGGAACGGGGCGCTGCCCCACCTGCAACGGCAGCGGCTTCGAGCACGTGGAGATGCAGTTCCTCTCCGACGTCTATCTGCGCTGTCCCGACTGCGACGGAAGCCGCTTTCGCCCCGAAGTGCTGGAGGTGAAGCTCGCCCCGGAAGGGGGAGAGAGAAAATCGATCGCCGAGGTGCTGGAACTGACCGTGGCCGAAGCCCTGGCCTTCTTCGCCTCCCGCCCCGAGGTGCTGCGGGCCCTGGAGCCGCTGGCGGCGGTCGGCCTCGACTACCTGCGCCTCGGCCAGCCCGTCCCCACCCTCTCCGGCGGCGAGGCCCAGCGCCTCAAGCTCGCCGGTCATCTGGCGGAAAAGAAAAAATCCTCGTCCCGCATCCCTCGTCCAGCGTCCCTGTTCCTGTTCGACGAGCCGACGACGGGACTGCACTTCTCCGACATCGCCACTCTCCTTACCGCCTTTCGCCGCCTGCTGGCCGAGGGACATTCCCTGGTGGTGATCGAGCACAACCTCGACGTCATCGGCGCCGCCGACTGGATCATCGATCTCGGCCCGGAAGGGGGGGACGCGGGCGGGGAGATCGTCTGCACCGGTCCGCCCGAAGAGGTGATGAGTTGCGAAACGAGCCACACCGGGGTGGCTCTGAGGGAATATTCACAGTCAATCTCCTTGCCCCCCGCACTCCCCCACCCCGGCCCTCACTCTCCAGGGAGTCCCCCTCACCCCAACCCTCTCCCTCAAGGGAGGGGGGGTAAGTCTATTGCCGTCCACAACGCCCGGGAGCACAACCTCAAGGGGGTGGACATCGACATTCCCCGCGACCGCTTCACCGTGGTCACCGGCGTCTCCGGCAGCGGAAAGAGCACCGTCGCCTTCGACATAATCTTCAACGAGGGGCAGCGCCGGTACCTCGAATCCCTCAACGCCTACGCCCGGCAATTTGTCCAGCCCGCCTCCCGCCCCGACGTCGACGCCATCTTCGGCATCCCGCCGACGGTGGCCATCGAGCAGCGCACCAGCCGGGGCGGCCGCAAGAGCACCGTCGCCACCATGACCGAGCTCTATCATTTCCTGCGCCTCCTCTTCGTCAAGCTCGGCGCCCCCTTCTGTCCCGAGTGCGAGCTGCCCATCGAGGAGCAGACCCCCGAGGCGATCGCTGCGAACCTCCTGAAGGGGTATCGCGGCCGCAAGGCGACCCTCCTCGCCCCGCTGGTGACGGCCCGAAAAGGGGTGTACACCGTTCTGGCCAAATGGGCCTCCGGCAGGGGTTTTCCCCTGCTTCGGGTCGACGGGCAATGGCTCCCCACCTCCCCCTGGCCCCGCCTCGACCGCTACCGCGAGCACCACATCGAGCTGCCGGTCGGCGAAGTCCTGATCGAACCGGAGAGCGAAAGTGAAATGCGCGAGCTCCTCGACCGCGCCCTTGATTACGGCAAGGGGGTGGTGCAGGTCCTGCCGGAGGGGGAAACCTCCCCCCGCATCCTTTCCACGCACCGGGCCTGCCCGGGGTGCGGACGCAGTTTCCCGGAGCCCGATCCGCGTCTCTTCTCCTTCAACTCCAAACACGGCTGGTGCGAGACCTGCTTCGGCACCGGCCTGCTCATCCCCGACTTCGACGCCGAGCAGACCGGAGACGAGATCTGGTGGAACGAATGGTGGGCAGGGGAAGAGACGGTCTGTCCCGACTGCCGGGGACGGCGGCTGCGGCCGGAAGCCCTGAGCGTGCGCTTTGCAGGGCTCTCCATCGCGGACTGGGCGGCTTTTTCCGTCGAGGCGGCGGCGAAGGGGCTGGCGGAGCTGAAGCTCTCGGGGCGCGATGCCGCCATCGCCCGCGACCTCCTCCCCGAACTGCGCTCACGCCTCGCCTTCCTGCAGGAGGTGGGACTCAGCTACCTCTCCCTCGACCGCGCCGCCCCCACCCTCTCCGGCGGGGAGGCCCAACGCCTGCGCCTGGCGGCCCAGCTCGGCTCCAACCTGCGCGGCGTCTGCTACATCCTGGACGAGCCGACGATCGGACTGCATCCCCGGGACAACCGGATGCTCCTCGATACCCTGCGCAAGCTCGAGGGAAAGGGAAACACCATCATCGTCGTCGAACACGACGAGGAGACGATCTGCGCCTGGCGGCCCAGCTCGGCTCCAACCTGCGCGGCGTCTGCTACATCCTGGACGAGCCGACGATCGGACTGCATNNNNNNNNNNCGCCGCGCCGAATACGTGGTCGACCTGGGCCCCGGCGGCGGAGTGGACGGCGGGCGGGTGGTGGCCGAAGGGAGCGTGGACGATCTGATGCGAAGCCCCGAATCGCTGACCGGGCGCTTTCTGGCCGCCCCCCTGCGTCACCCGCTGACGGAGCGGCGGCCCACGGATGTCAAGACCCCGAGCCTCCGGATCGTTAACGCCGACCTGCACAATCTGAAGGGGCTGGAGGTCGCCTTTCCCCTGGGGCGGCTGATCTGTGTCACCGGCGTCTCCGGGAGCGGCAAGAGCACCCTGGTGCGCAGCGTCCTCCATGACAATCTGCGCACGCTGCTGGGTCCCCGGAGGGATGCAGGGGCTCAGCATGCTGCGCCCCTGCGCGGCTGTCGTGAGATCATCGGATGGGAGACGACAGAGCGCGTCCTGGAGGTCGACCAGACGCCGATCGGCAAGACCCCCCGCTCCTGCCCGGCCACCTACGTCGGATTCTGGGATGCCATTCGCAAGCTCTTCGCCGGCACGCCGGAGGCCCGGATGCGCGGCTGGGGTCCGGCCCGTTTTTCTTTCAACGTGAAGGAGGGTCGCTGTCCCGAGTGCGAGGGACAGGGGCTCAAGAAGATCGCCATGAGCTTCCTCCCCGACGTGCGGGTGACCTGCGAGGCCTGCGGCGGTTCGCGCTTCACCGCGGAGACGCTCCTGGTCAACTTCAAGGGGAAGAACATCTTCGACATTCTCTCGATGAGCGTGGAAGAAGCGGTCCCCTTCTTTGCCGCCCACCCCAAGATCCACCGTTCCCTCGAACTGCTGCAGGAGGTCGGTCTGGGCTATCTCACCCTCGGCCAGCCGAGTCCCACCCTCTCCGGAGGCGAGGCCCAGCGGATCAAGCTGGTGACCGAACTCGCCCGGACTCCCGCACGGCGCGTCACGCGTCACGCATCACGCGTTACACCCAAGAACTCCTCACCCCTCACCCCTCACGCCTCACTGTACCTCCTCGACGAGCCGACAATCGGCCTGCACATGGCCGACGTGGAAAAGCTGATCCGGGTCCTGCACAGACTGGCGGCGGAAGGGAACACGGTAGTGGTCATCGAGCACAACCTGGACATCATCGCCGAAGCGGACTGGATCATCGACCTGGGGCCGGAGGGAGGCGACGACGGCGGGCGCATCGTGGCCCAGGGGCCGCCGGAGGAAGTTGCGAAGACGCTGAAGGGGTCGCATACGGCGGAGGTGCTGGCGGAGTTTCTGACGGACCGGGCGCCGGGAAACAGACCGAGCTGAGGCGGAAATACCAAAAACTGTTAAACAAGGATAAAGGGGATGCGGGGATAAAACCTGTAACCTTGATTTTAAATTTATCCCCTTAATCCCCCTTCATTCCCTGTAAATAAGGGGGTTCTGAAATGAAAAACAGCCGGGAAAAGACATCTCCTCACGGAGAGGACATCCGCCTGCTGGTCGCCACACTCCCTGCCGAACTGCAG
It encodes the following:
- a CDS encoding sirohydrochlorin chelatase, producing MTNICLILLAHGSPDPRWRAPFQTLAEAVGREQGGSRVKLAYMEFSPPTLADAARQARQEGFTVLRLLPLFMAAGAHVERDIPAQADTLRKNFPELTVEILPAVGEHPRVRAALQEIARESLL
- the uvrA gene encoding excinuclease ABC subunit UvrA: MKAPHVKSDDIIDIKGARQNNLKGFDLQLPLGELMVVTGVSGSGKSSLAFDTVYAEGQRRYVETFSPYARQFLDRMDKPQVERIDGIPPAIAIDQTNPVRTSRSTVGTMTELNDHLKLLFARATRLFCRGCGREVWRDTPESIAGKLLALAGEERPRVLVTFPVTVPETFSADEIKELLTRQGYTRIHREEEGMMEVIQDRLRLEPSCRGRLVEDLEAAMRYGHGRADVHPLDGEDRPLPPWRFSADLHCPDCDLHYRDPVPSLFSFNSPVGACTECRGFGRVIGVDYGLIVPDPEKTLAEGAVKPWQTESYRECQDDLITFARKRGIPIDVPWRRLDEEQRRWVIEGEGSWDAGVWYGVERFFAWLESKSYKMHIRVLLSRYRAYDACPACHGARLIPEALLWRVGTKEDADRVLAPQSRFRPAEATMSKADFAVLPGLNIHDVMLLPIERATSFFAGLHLPAPLDKATELLLDGIRSRLRFLLEVGLGYLTLDRQSRTLSGGEVQRINLTTALGTSLVNTLFVLDEPSIGLHPRDIGRVVEVLHRLRDAGNSLLVVEHDPQIMLAADRILDLGPGPGERGGEVVFFGTPDLLAGSGSLTAQYLTGKRQVMESFQPIQTNGRADSHLEILGASAHNLKGVDVAIPLNRLVCITGVSGSGKSTLVQDILYHALRKLKGEPLEAPGAHREVRGHELIREVVLVDQSPVGRTARSNPASYVGAFDAIRNLFAAEPLARSRGYTAGTFSFNAGTGRCPTCNGSGFEHVEMQFLSDVYLRCPDCDGSRFRPEVLEVKLAPEGGERKSIAEVLELTVAEALAFFASRPEVLRALEPLAAVGLDYLRLGQPVPTLSGGEAQRLKLAGHLAEKKKSSSRIPRPASLFLFDEPTTGLHFSDIATLLTAFRRLLAEGHSLVVIEHNLDVIGAADWIIDLGPEGGDAGGEIVCTGPPEEVMSCETSHTGVALREYSQSISLPPALPHPGPHSPGSPPHPNPLPQGRGGKSIAVHNAREHNLKGVDIDIPRDRFTVVTGVSGSGKSTVAFDIIFNEGQRRYLESLNAYARQFVQPASRPDVDAIFGIPPTVAIEQRTSRGGRKSTVATMTELYHFLRLLFVKLGAPFCPECELPIEEQTPEAIAANLLKGYRGRKATLLAPLVTARKGVYTVLAKWASGRGFPLLRVDGQWLPTSPWPRLDRYREHHIELPVGEVLIEPESESEMRELLDRALDYGKGVVQVLPEGETSPRILSTHRACPGCGRSFPEPDPRLFSFNSKHGWCETCFGTGLLIPDFDAEQTGDEIWWNEWWAGEETVCPDCRGRRLRPEALSVRFAGLSIADWAAFSVEAAAKGLAELKLSGRDAAIARDLLPELRSRLAFLQEVGLSYLSLDRAAPTLSGGEAQRLRLAAQLGSNLRGVCYILDEPTIGLHPRDNRMLLDTLRKLEGKGNTIIVVEHDEETICAWRPSSAPTCAASATSWTSRRSDC